The following nucleotide sequence is from Psychroflexus torquis ATCC 700755.
CTGTTAGTGAAATAAGTGATAATTTAAACAGACTCGATGATTCTAAAAATAAACTTTTAGAAGAACTTGAAAAACTTGGAGCCTATTCTAAAGATAACACTGAAATTGTCACATCGTTTAGATTGAGAAAGAAAAAAATAAACAATGAAATTAGTAAAATATCAAGAAATATAACATAGTTTACTTAGCAAAGTGAAGAAATTAAAGAAGGACTAAATAAAAGAGAGAAACTTATCTTTCAACGCGGTGTAATCCAAACAACAATCGAAAATTTTCTAGCAAGTAATCGAATAAAAATTGAAAATAGAGATTTAAAAGAATTAAAACAAAACTTAAGAGATATAAAGGCAAAACTAGCCAAATTTGATATTGAAGATTTTTATAAAGATTCAGAGGCTATTTTAAAATCTAACATGGATAGAATTGCGAATAAGCTAGATTTTGAAAAGGAATTAAAACCAATAGATTTCAATTTTAATTTAAAAGATTTCTCTTTCTATCATGAAAACAATGGTAAAATAAGACTGGATGAAATGGGAATTGGCGCGAATTGGCTTGCATGCCATTTGTCTATTTTCCTTTCTTTTTTAGATTTAAGTTGCTCAAATAGCAAATCAGTAATTCCAAATTTTTTATTTTTTGACTAACCAAGTTAAGTATATTTCCCAAAAACAGCAAATAAAGCTGAACTAGATGGGGAAGATGAAGAAGAGTATGATGAAAATATAGAACAGGTTAAGAATTTATTTAAAGTAATAAATGAAGAAATTGATTTGATAGAAAAGAATACAAAAATAAGACCTCAAATTATTGTATTAGAGCATGCTAATGATGATTCTTTTAAAGAATACATACTTAAAGACTGGGATAAACGCAAAAATGAAGGGTTAATTTAATTGGAAAAAAACATGGAAGAATTTACTTTAGAAGATTTAAGAGGCATATGGCTAGGCGAGGAGTTTAATCTAATTGTCGGATGCTTTGATGATGGTAATTATGGTAATTTAGTTAATAAAGTAGAAGAGAGAATAGTAGAGACTAGACATTTAAATCTTGATTCTATTTCTGCTCAGGGAACAAGAATATTAAATTTTGGTGATGAATTTTCAATTGAAATATGGCAATGGAATAAGCCTGATATTATTATTAGAATTGACAATAGCAACTATAATTTAACATATAGAGGTTATTAATATACTGTAAAAAAGAATTTGAATGTTTAGCTCGGCCTCATAAATTTTGTCAAAACAAGCTTTCTACAATTGCTCCAGACAAGTAGGAGAGAGGGAAGTCCATATTTTCGACTATACGAATCCTATTATCCTGAGGAAGGTTGCATTAGGATACTGATATTTTATATAACGCCATTATAACTATCAAAGAAGCTGATCTCATAAAATACCAAATGTCAATATATTGTTTTATACTGTTTTGCATCTCCTATCTTCAGCTAGGAACGAGTCGAAGGCTTAATTTGCTTTGGTTAAAAGCAGGACAGTGCCTTATGGGACAGAATAAAAAAGGGCATGACTTTCTTTTTAAAAGATACGCCATGTTTAACCCATAAGTTCAACACACTTATTATTTAGGACTTTAATAGAATTATTATAATTAAACATACTAATAGGTCTGTAATTTAGTAATTGTTCTATTTCTTTTATTCTCCTGACTGTGGCTTCTCTAAGGTCTGTTTTCTTGGAAAAAAGCCTCCTTATAAAAATCTTCGTATTCTTTGACTAACGAAAGTTTTTTCAATGTTCCATTGAACCAAATGGTTTCTAAAAGTTTCTTTTACCTTAATTTTTTAATGAAATCCGGGTAGTGTGTGGTAGACTTATTATCAAATAATAAGTCTAGTGTGGTTTTTCTCAAAATGGGTTAGTTTTTTATAAAATACGGGGTAACAAACTTTCTTCTAACTTTATTTTTTTGCAAAATGAGACGATCGTTGGTCAATGACCCTTTCTAAAAAAAAACGTCCTTTGAATTTGCAGGAGCATTACATGAATCAAAAATTATTCTCACCATCTTTTTTATCGCTTAATAGAGTTAAGTCAGCCGGCATATTACCGGAGTTTGAAATTTCTAACATTTTTTCGTGTGCGAAGCAAATCATAGACCTCTCCTAACTCTCTTTTACCCTTTTGATTTTTTGGCCAACTTAATTTCATTTTTTTGTCTTTAAGATTAATAGTTGATACAAATTTAATTGAGTAGGGGGTAGGTTTAAAATTTCTGCAATACTGCAATGATCATTTTAGAAGATGAAAAAATGAATAAATCGATATAGATAGGTTAATTCAAGAAGTATCTTATGTCCTTATTTAAATTCACCTAAAAAATAAGCTCTCTAAATTTTCAAACTTAGAAGGATTTAATTTTGGTATGATTTATTTGTAGAATCAATGCTTTTAACGCCATTATAGCTAGGCTTATCAGAAAAACTGATACCAGCTAATAGACCTACATTTAAAGGTCAGTGCATTTAGTATTATAAGAAAAACTGATACCACATTTTAGGCCTATATTTCAACCTAATTATGGCTACATTTATAAGAAAAATTGATACCATCTAATAGACTCATATTTTAAGGTCATTACTACTGTACTTATAAGAAAAACTAATATTGAATTATACACTTATGTTCCAATGTTATTATGGCTAAATAATACTCATAACAGGCTATATGTGAATATTTTAACATCACCATGACTAGTCGCATAAGAAAAGCTGATACTAGCTAATTCGCTCTTATTTTGAAGTCATTATGACCAATAATATAAGAAAAAATGATATTGAATTACAGACTTACATCCTAAGATCACTTTGGCTAATAAAAATTCGTAATAACCTGTATACAAACATTTTAATACTATCACGACTAGTATCATAAGAAAAGCTGATACTAGCTAGTGTGCTCTTGTTTTAAGTTCATAGTGTCTCGTATTATAAGAAAAACTAATACCATTAAATCACCTATATTTTGAGGTAATTATGAGTGTATTTATAAGAAAAACTGATACAAGATTATATGTCTACGATTTGAACATATTTTGACTAAGACTATAAGAAAAAATGATATTGAATTATACGCTTATATTCTAATGTCATTATGGCCAAGAAAGACTCATAACCGCTTACATACCTATGTTTTAATACCATTATAACTAGGCTTATAAGAAAAACTGATACCCGGTTTTGCGCCTATATTTTAATGTTTTTATGACTATGCTTATAATAAAAACTGATACCAGTTAATGCGCTTATATTTCAAGGCCATTATGACTAGTATTATAAGAAAAATTGATGCTAGCTTGTGCACTTATATTTCATAAGAAAACAGATCAATTCTTATTTATTCCTGATTTTTGAAATAGTGTAGTAGAATTTCCGACGTTCTGCACTGTCTATATTTACCCTCTTTTTTAATTTTAATATAGCAACTGATTCAATTGTCTAGACCTCATCTTTTTTTTCTAGACAATTTCGCTTTTGTGGATACCAGATATAAACTGCCCTTTGATTTTGAAATGATTAAAGGGATTCGGTGTTATGATGTAAAAGATATAGGAGCATTTAAACTAGTAAGTTGTGCAAGTCGCCCAACGAAAAAGGATATTTATGATTTAGATTATATTATTCAATCTGAAAATTTAATAGATTTATATAGTTTATTGAAATCTAAAAAAGAAAAGTTTGACAAAAATATAGATAGGAATATTTTTGATTTAGATAACGATCCAGACCCAATTGATGATCCACATTTATTATTGCTTTTTGATAAAAGAATGGCTACAAAACAAAAAATGAGACATTCACACGATAATATTTTAAATATTGAAGGCAGTAAAACTTGGCATGAAGCAAGTATACAGTGGAGAATGAAAGTTAGGCGTTTGTATCAATCATTAGATGTAAAATACCCACTGTAATGAGGCTTCATAACTTTTTACAAAACGATCCAGAGCTTGCCGAAGGAGAGGAGAGGAGTGAGATTATCTTGAAATATTTTTTGTAATATTTACTTAATTCACTCATAATTAGTCATTAAACTCTCCATTTTAAGATGTGATAAAGTCACTGTTACTTATTCTTTTATCCATGTACTTCTCCTTTTCGTCTTGAATACTATTTTTTACATAATAGTACGATGCTCCATGCCCTAGTTATAATTTCAGAAAATTTAAACCTCATTATTATAAAGCAACATCCATTTTGGCATGTGAATTGGTAATGCTTTTTAAGATTTAATAACCTAAAATAAAACGGATGTTCCTCTAGCATGTCTGCGTCATCATTAAGGAGCTCTCCGTTAAATAAAAAAATAACCATAAAAAAAATGAAGACTTACAAGATCACAAAACTATTTTTTAGCCTATGTTTCCTTTTAGCATTGGCAAGCTGCGAATCTGACGATGATTTACAAGCGATAAGAGCTACAGATTTTACTAAAGCTGAATTGATGAAACTTCATGGAGGATCTGATAAATCGTGGAAATTAACAGAAATAATTATCCCTGAAAAATTCAGAGATGATCCAGCTTTTATGAATACGACTTGTGTTGCAGACGATATATATACCTTTTCAGTTCCTACTTCAGAACTATACGAAAGTACCATAGAGGTTAATATTGATTTAGGAGATGTTCGTTGTTTTGAAACCTACAGTGATGCAGAAAGTTTTGAAGGTAAATTATTATATGACCCCTATACACTGAATGGAGTAGAGGTGTTCAAGACTAC
It contains:
- a CDS encoding nucleotidyl transferase AbiEii/AbiGii toxin family protein; amino-acid sequence: MDTRYKLPFDFEMIKGIRCYDVKDIGAFKLVSCASRPTKKDIYDLDYIIQSENLIDLYSLLKSKKEKFDKNIDRNIFDLDNDPDPIDDPHLLLLFDKRMATKQKMRHSHDNILNIEGSKTWHEASIQWRMKVRRLYQSLDVKYPL